In the genome of Vicia villosa cultivar HV-30 ecotype Madison, WI linkage group LG7, Vvil1.0, whole genome shotgun sequence, one region contains:
- the LOC131620142 gene encoding uncharacterized protein LOC131620142, protein MAATGPILGSTGTIQGNNSTFVTATSISSNAQVSPVPQFGTQGTPPPNQGFGDQRQWRDPPYGMPYSYIAGLSSSKLVYPAPNVSAFTPFQNFGSGVKNLGQNGQGQNVIPTLTTNNQAAFRQQMDASNQDMNINKTNQDNSETCQQLSAQMGQIANFLGAPETSVRRWTNQIVTKEDELTINQVRPPRLPLETEILRAEQHIVRLETPEEQPGRVVLVDRNQNADEVIHRVRKNNQMETNLTAMIERIMAQNGLNIGLRRPNYTSPLSDYVLQADLPRGRKVPTKFSGDTSESTTEHIARYMTEVGDLANNEDLRMKYFPSSLTKKAFTWFTTLPPNSIDTWSQFCLLKARCFTVVPEHELVEMAAGGLDYSIRKKLDTQYLRDIAQLDDKVRQVEILKAEKARANKSYKKERVTYVEVDEGGPDTFEDQYGFEDCEVDLAELKEADGQIVLPSNIKIPPFEQRKKRGYCKYHNFLGHKTSQCFLFRDLIQNAIKEGRLKFADKGKSQM, encoded by the exons ATGGCCGCAACTGGTCCGATTCTTGGGTCTACAGGAACGATCCAAGGAAATAATTCAACATTTGTTACTGCTACAAGTATTTCGTCGAATGCACAAGTGAGTCCAGTACCACAATTTGGTACTCAGGGGACACCCCCACCGAATCAAGGATTCGGAGACCAGAGACAATGGAGAGACCCACCCTACGGGATGCCATATTCTTACATAGCGGGTTTAAGTAGTAGTAAACTTGTTTATCCGGCACCAAACGTGTCAGCTTTTACCCCATTCCAAAATTTTGGTTCTGGCGTGAAAAATTTGGGACAAAATGGCCAAGGCCAAAACGTCATACCCACGCTAACAACAAATAATCAAGCAGCGTTCCGACAACAAATGGACGCTAGTAATCAGGATATG AACATTAACAAAACCAACCAAGATAACTCTGAGACATGTCAACAATTGTCAGCACAGATGGGTCAAATAGCAAACTTTTTAGGCGCTCCCGAGACTTCGGTGCGTCGAtggacaaaccaaatagttaccAAGGAGGATGAACTAACCATAAATCAAGTTCGGCCACCAAGACTACCCCTCGAAACGGAAATTTTAAGGGCGGAACAACATATAGTTCGACTAGAAACCCCTGAAGAACAACCTGGGAGGGTAGTACTAGTTGATAGAAACCAAAATGCTGATGAAGTGATTCACAGGGTTAGGAAAAATAATCAGATGGAGACAAATCTAACTGCTATGATAGAGAGGATCATGGCCCAAAATGGTCTAAATATCGGACTTCGGaggccaaattatacatcccctttATCTGATTATGTCTTACAAGCTGATTTACCTAGGGGTCGCAAGGTCCCTACCAAGTTTTCAGGTGATACTAGTGAATCTACCACAGAGCACATAGCCAGGTATATGACAGAGGTAGGAGATTTGGCGAACAATGAGGATCTGAGGATGAAGTATTTTCCCAGTTCTCTAACCAAGAAGGCTTTCACATGGTTCACAACACTACCGCCAAACTCCATAGATACTTGGTCCCA GTTCTGTTTGCTaaaagctagatgtttcacaGTGGTACCTgaacacgaattagtcgaaatggccgcTGGAGGTCTAGATTACTCCATCAGGAAGAAATTGGACACTCAATATCTGCGAGATATAGCCCAATTGGATGATAAAGTTCGCCAGGTCGAAATACTGAAAGCAGAGAAGgctagagcaaataaaagttataaaaaagaGAGGGTTACCTATGTCGAAGTAGACGAAGGAGGACCAGATACCTTCGAGGACCAATATGGTTTCGAAGATTGCGAGGTAGATCTagccgaattaaaagaagcaG ATGGCCAAATAGTTTTGCCTTCTAATATTAAGATTCCTCCGTTTGagcaacggaagaagagaggctaCTGTAAATACCACAATTTTTTGGGCCACAAAACCTCACAGTGTTTCCTTTTCAGGGATCTTATCCAGAATGCCATAAAGGAAGGGCGtctgaagtttgctgacaaaggGAAAAGTCAGATGTAG